One Micromonospora eburnea genomic region harbors:
- a CDS encoding putative bifunctional diguanylate cyclase/phosphodiesterase encodes MYSTPGVVTVVALSGLVAAGATALLAASARRRVGSHRQTHVLLAVAAGIALLSLIVGVIAVLAADDWTHRPGQRTGWATFVSVGGTLSGLALGVALLRLPGAAATRAATARLLLDGVIIASALWFVGWVVLSEPTRLLGALTPAGSAPVVLATMSAALTAGLTLIMALRSAPPRGRLVLLGAGATAVTGGGLVLSAGLGQAGPVMALTGAAVLAAGLLGVAAAVHRVDLPGQIDVDLIRRDGEYAFAPMFAMAASAMYHLSQGGGFDAFGIVAGSVEGFALVARQYLALNDVRGYADRLAAREAHFRELAHTDPLTGLANRRGLLRALHRCADAGLPCVLLGLDLDGFKNVNDMRGHDVGDAVLAEVGRRLRGNLRPGDLAARLGGDEFAVLMRGASDAGPVAERLLGVLGDPYEEADGPIFLSASIGVAGNRGETDVALLLRNADLALRYAKQRGKNRIERYDAAYDQLLRRRTMLEHELRGAIERDELRLAFQPVASLPSVRPVGAEALLRWHHPELGNVRPDEFIPLAEECGMISKLGAWVLHQACYQLSRWLADGHDVWVSVNVSPRELHAPEYVVQVAEALRAHHVPPQRLVLEVTEHAVATDLDELIRRLAALRLTGVRIALDDFGTGYSSLGQLRRLPIDILKIDHSLVAEHEPVRPVGRDGPAFAPMVDIVMRLGHHFGLEVIAEGVTNPAELAAVVAAGCRFGQGALFGWGVPAEHLEAMLVAATSPGARPSPVPPASSITSVRPGSSPLLPRLRSDASAPVPAARPPDEGSSQVGSVAEGVPQRDTPTSVNQNVGSVDSSREMRQA; translated from the coding sequence GTGTATTCGACCCCGGGTGTGGTCACCGTCGTGGCGTTGAGCGGGCTTGTCGCCGCCGGCGCCACCGCGTTGCTCGCCGCCTCGGCCCGCCGCCGGGTCGGATCCCACCGGCAGACCCACGTGCTGCTCGCGGTGGCTGCCGGGATCGCGCTGCTCAGCCTCATCGTCGGCGTCATCGCCGTGCTGGCCGCCGACGACTGGACCCACCGGCCGGGGCAACGCACCGGCTGGGCGACGTTCGTCTCGGTGGGCGGCACGCTCAGCGGGCTCGCGCTCGGCGTGGCCCTGCTCCGACTGCCCGGCGCCGCGGCCACCCGGGCCGCCACCGCCCGGTTGCTGCTCGACGGCGTGATCATCGCGAGTGCGCTCTGGTTCGTCGGGTGGGTGGTCCTCAGCGAGCCGACCCGGCTGCTCGGCGCGCTCACCCCGGCGGGCAGCGCACCCGTCGTGCTGGCCACGATGAGCGCGGCGCTCACCGCCGGGCTGACCCTGATCATGGCGCTCCGGTCCGCTCCGCCACGCGGGCGGCTGGTCCTGCTCGGCGCCGGGGCGACCGCGGTGACCGGCGGTGGGCTGGTCCTGTCCGCCGGGCTCGGCCAGGCCGGCCCGGTGATGGCCCTCACCGGCGCCGCGGTGCTGGCCGCGGGCCTGCTCGGCGTCGCCGCGGCGGTGCACCGGGTCGATCTGCCCGGGCAGATCGACGTCGACCTGATCCGCCGCGACGGCGAGTACGCCTTCGCGCCGATGTTCGCCATGGCCGCCTCAGCGATGTACCACCTGAGCCAGGGCGGCGGGTTCGACGCCTTCGGCATCGTCGCCGGCAGCGTCGAGGGATTCGCCCTGGTGGCCCGGCAGTACCTCGCCCTCAACGACGTCCGGGGCTACGCCGACCGGCTGGCCGCCCGGGAGGCCCACTTCCGTGAGCTGGCGCACACCGATCCGCTCACCGGGCTGGCCAACCGGCGCGGGCTGCTGCGCGCGCTGCACCGCTGCGCCGACGCCGGCCTGCCCTGCGTCCTGCTCGGCCTGGACCTGGACGGCTTCAAGAACGTCAACGACATGCGGGGGCACGACGTCGGCGACGCGGTGCTGGCCGAGGTCGGTCGGCGGCTGCGCGGCAACCTGCGCCCGGGTGACCTGGCCGCCCGGCTGGGCGGCGACGAGTTCGCGGTGCTGATGCGCGGCGCGAGCGACGCCGGGCCGGTCGCGGAACGGCTGCTCGGGGTGCTCGGCGACCCCTACGAGGAGGCGGACGGGCCGATCTTCCTGTCGGCCAGCATCGGGGTGGCCGGCAACCGTGGGGAGACCGACGTCGCGCTGCTGCTGCGCAACGCCGACCTGGCCCTGCGCTATGCCAAGCAGCGGGGCAAGAACCGCATCGAGCGCTACGACGCCGCGTACGACCAGCTGCTGCGCCGGCGCACCATGCTGGAGCACGAGCTGCGCGGCGCGATCGAGCGCGACGAGCTGCGGCTGGCGTTCCAGCCGGTGGCCTCGCTGCCGTCGGTGCGTCCGGTCGGCGCCGAGGCGCTGCTCCGCTGGCACCACCCGGAGCTGGGCAACGTCCGCCCGGACGAGTTCATCCCGCTCGCCGAGGAGTGCGGGATGATCTCGAAGCTGGGCGCCTGGGTGCTGCACCAGGCCTGCTACCAGCTCTCCCGGTGGCTGGCCGACGGGCACGACGTCTGGGTGTCGGTGAACGTCTCGCCGCGGGAGCTGCACGCCCCGGAGTACGTGGTCCAGGTCGCCGAGGCGCTGCGCGCCCACCACGTACCGCCGCAGCGGCTGGTGCTGGAGGTCACCGAGCACGCCGTCGCCACCGATCTGGACGAGCTGATCCGCCGGCTGGCCGCGCTGCGGCTCACCGGGGTACGCATCGCGCTGGACGACTTCGGTACGGGCTACTCGTCGCTGGGGCAGCTGCGCCGACTGCCGATCGACATCCTGAAGATCGACCACAGCCTGGTCGCCGAGCACGAGCCGGTCCGGCCGGTGGGCCGGGACGGTCCGGCGTTCGCCCCGATGGTGGACATCGTGATGCGCCTCGGGCACCACTTCGGGCTGGAGGTGATCGCCGAGGGCGTCACCAACCCCGCCGAGCTGGCCGCGGTGGTGGCCGCCGGCTGCCGCTTCGGTCAGGGCGCGCTCTTCGGTTGGGGGGTGCCGGCCGAGCACCTGGAGGCGATGCTGGTGGCGGCGACCTCGCCGGGTGCGCGTCCCAGTCCGGTGCCGCCGGCGTCGTCCATCACGTCGGTGCGCCCCGGCTCGTCGCCGCTGCTGCCCCGGCTGCGGTCGGACGCGTCCGCGCCGGTGCCGGCGGCACGTCCCCCGGACGAAGGATCTTCGCAGGTGGGATCGGTCGCGGAGGGCGTGCCGCAGCGGGACACGCCGACGTCCGTTAACCAGAATGTGGGATCAGTTGACTCATCGCGTGAGATGCGTCAGGCTTAG
- the ilvN gene encoding acetolactate synthase small subunit, with amino-acid sequence MNLHTLSVLVENKPGVLARVSGLFSRRGFNIDSLAVGETENPDVSRITIVVNAESSPLEQVTKQLNKLVNVLKIVELDPQVSVARELLLVKVRADRNARAQVLETVNLFRARVVDVAPDTLTIEATGTPDKLDALLRDLEPLGIKEMVQSGTVAIGRGSRSITAGPALRAA; translated from the coding sequence ATGAATCTGCACACCCTGTCCGTGCTGGTGGAGAACAAGCCCGGTGTCCTGGCCCGGGTCTCCGGGCTGTTCTCCCGGCGGGGCTTCAACATCGACAGTCTCGCCGTCGGGGAGACCGAGAACCCGGACGTCTCCCGGATCACCATCGTGGTCAACGCCGAGTCGTCCCCGCTGGAGCAGGTGACCAAGCAGCTCAACAAGCTGGTCAACGTACTCAAGATCGTCGAGCTGGATCCGCAGGTCTCGGTGGCCCGGGAGCTGCTGCTGGTGAAGGTCCGCGCGGACCGCAACGCCCGCGCCCAGGTGCTGGAGACGGTGAACCTGTTCCGCGCCCGGGTGGTCGACGTCGCCCCGGACACCCTGACCATCGAGGCCACCGGCACTCCCGACAAGCTCGACGCGCTGCTGCGTGACCTCGAACCCCTCGGCATCAAGGAGATGGTGCAGTCCGGCACGGTGGCGATCGGGCGCGGCTCGCGCTCGATCACCGCCGGTCCCGCGCTGCGTGCCGCCTGA